One Methylosinus sp. LW4 genomic region harbors:
- a CDS encoding LolA family protein, which yields MKSPLAAALVLSLLAASGAQAVEPKKKPQPAPAAKAQAGKPAAAAKGKLGAADAKAKPAADTKAAQAKPGDAKTIPPAAPKPSAPAADAAKAAVGAAAVGGAAAAVAVAAQPQAPLTRDEAIKRAEASLNSSPVMTADFVQIGGDGRRAEGKLYVHKVGRMRFEYAQPATMEVVSDGVQVAVRDRKLNTQDLYFINQTPLKFLLNEKVDLQKDVKLVDVVIDDAGASISIEDKATFGGTSKIKLIFDSKTFLLKQWQVSDPQGYETLVSLFNIDRSSAPDANLFKIDKGSLLDFH from the coding sequence GTGAAATCGCCTCTCGCCGCCGCGCTGGTCCTCTCCCTTCTCGCCGCCTCCGGCGCCCAGGCCGTGGAGCCGAAGAAAAAGCCGCAACCGGCGCCGGCCGCCAAGGCTCAGGCGGGCAAGCCTGCGGCGGCCGCCAAGGGCAAGCTGGGCGCGGCCGACGCCAAGGCGAAGCCGGCGGCCGATACCAAAGCGGCTCAGGCCAAGCCTGGCGACGCCAAAACGATTCCCCCCGCCGCGCCCAAGCCGTCCGCGCCCGCCGCCGACGCCGCCAAAGCGGCAGTGGGCGCCGCCGCCGTGGGCGGAGCCGCGGCCGCTGTCGCAGTGGCGGCGCAGCCGCAGGCGCCGCTCACTCGTGACGAGGCGATCAAGCGCGCCGAGGCCTCGCTGAACTCCTCGCCCGTCATGACGGCCGATTTCGTGCAGATCGGCGGCGACGGCCGCAGGGCGGAGGGCAAGCTCTATGTGCATAAGGTCGGGCGCATGCGCTTCGAATATGCGCAGCCGGCCACGATGGAGGTCGTCTCCGACGGCGTGCAGGTCGCCGTGCGCGACCGCAAGCTCAACACGCAGGACCTCTATTTCATCAATCAGACGCCGCTGAAATTCCTGCTCAACGAGAAAGTCGATCTGCAAAAGGACGTGAAGCTCGTCGATGTCGTGATCGACGACGCCGGCGCCTCCATCTCGATAGAAGACAAGGCGACCTTCGGCGGCACATCGAAGATCAAGCTGATCTTCGATTCCAAGACCTTCCTGCTCAAGCAATGGCAGGTCTCCGACCCGCAGGGCTATGAGACCTTGGTGTCGCTGTTCAACATCGACCGCAGCAGCGCGCCGGACGCCAATCTGTTCAAGATCGACAAGGGCTCGCTGCTCGATTTTCATTAG
- a CDS encoding NAD(P)-dependent alcohol dehydrogenase gives MPTKAYAVQSATAPFAPFSIERRAPGPRDVAIDILFCGVCHSDLHTARSEWPGTRYPCVPGHEIVGRVTAVGAEATRFKVGDIAAVGCMVDSCRRCVSCDDGLEQYCEHGFVATYNGALDGSGENTYGGYSTAIVVDEHFVLAIRHEEAQLAAVAPLLCAGITTWSPLKHWGAGPGKKVGVVGIGGLGHMGVKLAHALGAHVVAFTTSPGKREAALALGADEVVVSRDADAMAARVGSLDFILDTVAVSHDLDAYVALLKRDGVLTLVGVPETPHPSPSAGGLIFKRRQIAGSLIGGIKETQEMLDFCAEKGIVADIETIAMQEIETAYARMVKSDVKYRFVIDMATLKAA, from the coding sequence ATGCCCACCAAGGCCTATGCGGTCCAATCCGCCACGGCGCCTTTCGCGCCCTTCTCCATCGAGCGCCGCGCGCCGGGACCGCGGGATGTCGCGATCGACATTCTCTTTTGCGGCGTCTGCCATTCCGATCTGCATACGGCGCGCAGCGAATGGCCGGGCACGCGTTACCCTTGCGTGCCGGGCCATGAGATCGTCGGCCGCGTGACCGCCGTCGGCGCTGAGGCGACACGGTTCAAAGTGGGAGACATCGCCGCCGTCGGCTGCATGGTCGACAGCTGCCGCCGCTGCGTCTCCTGCGACGATGGGCTCGAGCAATATTGCGAGCATGGCTTTGTCGCCACTTACAATGGCGCGCTCGACGGCTCCGGCGAGAACACTTACGGCGGCTATTCGACGGCCATCGTCGTCGATGAGCATTTCGTGCTCGCCATTCGTCACGAGGAGGCGCAGCTCGCCGCCGTGGCGCCGCTGCTCTGCGCCGGCATCACCACATGGTCGCCGCTCAAGCATTGGGGCGCCGGGCCGGGCAAGAAGGTCGGCGTCGTCGGCATTGGCGGGCTCGGCCATATGGGCGTGAAGCTCGCCCATGCGCTGGGCGCGCATGTCGTCGCCTTCACCACCTCGCCGGGCAAGCGGGAGGCCGCTCTCGCGCTCGGCGCCGATGAGGTCGTCGTCTCTCGGGACGCGGACGCCATGGCGGCGCGCGTCGGCAGCCTCGATTTCATCCTCGACACGGTCGCCGTCTCTCACGATCTCGACGCCTATGTGGCTCTGCTGAAACGCGACGGCGTGCTGACTCTCGTGGGCGTGCCGGAGACGCCGCATCCCTCGCCCTCGGCGGGCGGGCTGATCTTCAAGCGGCGGCAGATCGCCGGCTCGCTGATCGGCGGCATCAAGGAGACGCAGGAGATGCTCGATTTCTGCGCCGAGAAGGGCATTGTCGCCGATATAGAAACGATCGCCATGCAGGAGATCGAGACGGCTTACGCCCGCATGGTGAAGAGCGATGTGAAATATCGCTTCGTCATCGATATGGCGACGCTGAAAGCGGCGTGA
- the dgcA gene encoding N-acetyl-D-Glu racemase DgcA: MGVQLTISVERFPIAGRFVISRGAKTEAVVVVARLADGEALGQGECVPYARYGESVESVVDQLESVRDLLEAGADRAALAALLPPGAARNAADCALWDLEAKRTGVAAYRLAGLERMEPLVTAYTISVGTPEEMREAAAKAAHRPLLKVKLAGDGDAERIAAVRAGASDSALIVDANEAWREENFVANSEACAKAGVRLIEQPLPAGEDEALTRLPRLVPICADESVHDRIGLSALVGRYDAVNIKLDKTGGLTEALALAAEARRLGFSIMAGCMVGTSLAMAPALIVAQGAEFVDLDGPLLLAKDREPGLRYEGSLVYPPERELWG; the protein is encoded by the coding sequence ATGGGCGTCCAACTGACCATTTCCGTCGAACGTTTCCCCATCGCCGGGCGATTCGTCATCTCCCGCGGCGCCAAGACCGAGGCCGTCGTCGTCGTGGCGCGACTCGCCGACGGCGAGGCCCTGGGCCAGGGCGAATGCGTGCCCTACGCCCGCTATGGCGAGAGCGTGGAGAGCGTCGTCGATCAGCTGGAGAGCGTGCGCGATCTCCTCGAGGCCGGCGCCGACCGCGCGGCCCTCGCCGCTCTGCTGCCGCCGGGCGCCGCCCGCAACGCCGCCGATTGCGCGCTCTGGGATTTGGAGGCCAAGCGCACCGGCGTCGCCGCCTATCGGCTCGCCGGGCTCGAGCGAATGGAGCCGCTCGTCACCGCCTACACGATCTCGGTCGGAACGCCGGAGGAAATGCGCGAGGCCGCGGCCAAGGCCGCGCACCGCCCGCTGCTGAAGGTGAAGCTCGCCGGAGATGGCGACGCCGAGCGCATTGCGGCCGTGCGCGCAGGAGCGAGCGATTCGGCGCTGATCGTCGACGCCAACGAGGCGTGGCGCGAAGAAAATTTCGTCGCCAATAGCGAAGCCTGCGCAAAAGCCGGCGTGAGGCTGATCGAGCAGCCCCTGCCGGCGGGCGAGGACGAAGCGCTCACGCGCCTCCCCCGCCTCGTGCCGATCTGCGCCGACGAGAGCGTGCACGACCGCATCGGCCTTTCCGCTCTGGTCGGGCGCTATGACGCCGTGAACATCAAGCTGGACAAGACCGGCGGCCTCACCGAGGCGCTCGCGCTCGCCGCCGAGGCGCGGCGGCTCGGCTTCTCGATCATGGCCGGCTGCATGGTCGGCACCTCGCTGGCCATGGCCCCGGCCCTGATCGTGGCGCAAGGGGCGGAGTTCGTCGATCTCGACGGACCGCTGCTGCTGGCGAAGGACCGCGAGCCGGGGCTGCGGTACGAGGGGTCGCTGGTGTATCCGCCGGAGAGGGAGCTGTGGGGGTGA
- a CDS encoding MlaE family ABC transporter permease has product MSTDLDHTARLSSRREGETARFALGGEWVLADSAALEKDAAGMAAAARGAARAIVDLAQIVRLDTAGAWIIGRAMDELAHAGVAVSLEGARPEHVILLQETKFRPFEAPSRCRRLLVVDILADLGRSVVAAAQDAYSGVGFLGEFVVASGVSLMAAGRFRFTSLVYHMESFGFRSLPIIALINLLVGAIVAQQGIFQLRRFGAGAYAVDLIGILVLRELGVLLTSIMIAGRSGSAITAELGSMKMREEVDALRVMGLSPVEVLVTPRVLALVLSLPLLTFIADMSALFGGLLVCWVYEGISPAAYLSLLQAAIGRNTFIVGLIKAPFMALVIGMVAAMEGMATRGSAESLGRHVTASVVKAIFMVIVLDGFFAIFFASIKY; this is encoded by the coding sequence ATGTCCACGGACCTCGACCATACGGCCCGCCTCTCGTCGCGACGCGAGGGCGAGACCGCGCGCTTCGCGCTGGGCGGCGAATGGGTGCTCGCCGATTCCGCCGCCCTGGAGAAGGACGCCGCCGGCATGGCCGCCGCCGCCCGCGGCGCCGCTCGCGCTATCGTCGATCTCGCGCAAATCGTCCGGCTCGACACCGCCGGCGCCTGGATCATCGGCCGCGCCATGGACGAGCTCGCCCATGCCGGGGTCGCCGTCTCGCTGGAGGGCGCGCGGCCGGAGCATGTCATCTTGCTGCAGGAGACGAAGTTTCGTCCCTTCGAGGCGCCGTCGCGCTGCCGTCGCCTGCTCGTCGTCGATATTCTCGCCGATCTCGGCCGTTCCGTCGTCGCGGCGGCGCAGGACGCCTATAGCGGCGTGGGCTTTCTCGGCGAGTTCGTCGTCGCCTCGGGCGTCTCGCTCATGGCGGCGGGACGCTTCCGCTTCACCTCGCTCGTCTATCATATGGAGAGCTTCGGCTTTCGCAGCCTGCCCATCATCGCGCTCATCAATCTGCTCGTCGGCGCCATTGTCGCGCAGCAGGGCATATTCCAGCTGCGACGCTTCGGCGCGGGCGCCTATGCGGTCGATCTCATCGGCATATTGGTGCTGCGCGAGCTCGGCGTGCTGCTCACCTCCATCATGATCGCCGGCCGCTCCGGCTCCGCCATCACCGCCGAGCTCGGCTCGATGAAAATGCGCGAGGAGGTCGATGCGCTGCGCGTCATGGGCCTCTCGCCGGTGGAGGTGCTGGTGACGCCGCGCGTCTTGGCGCTGGTTCTGTCGCTGCCGCTGCTCACCTTCATCGCCGATATGTCGGCGCTGTTCGGCGGCCTTCTGGTGTGCTGGGTCTATGAGGGCATCAGCCCGGCGGCCTATCTCTCGCTGCTGCAGGCGGCGATCGGCCGCAACACTTTCATCGTCGGCCTCATAAAGGCGCCATTCATGGCGCTGGTCATCGGCATGGTGGCCGCCATGGAGGGCATGGCGACCAGAGGCTCGGCCGAATCGCTCGGCCGCCACGTCACGGCTTCTGTGGTGAAGGCGATCTTCATGGTCATCGTGCTCGACGGCTTCTTCGCCATCTTCTTCGCCTCGATCAAATATTAG